A stretch of the Lactuca sativa cultivar Salinas chromosome 9, Lsat_Salinas_v11, whole genome shotgun sequence genome encodes the following:
- the LOC128128979 gene encoding uncharacterized protein LOC128128979, producing MINFCSVLDEDMDLGQLDPTNNNTKEHEDIEDEPLEVLDNDVVESFASEKEPRKKLLRSILKPVACSSGEVHTKAFKIGQTFKEKEKIREVIANYSVKERRDLHYVKNDKTRVRVKCRGIVPELTDDSNKDRGNLVLSKKTTCPWVLFISRADEKQLWTVKTYEDSHSCLQTRTVRACSSKFLANNILHQVESNPKIPTRALQEELVQRYSLSISKMKVFRAKAMAKQYVYDYYEKQYGVLREYAMELKSKNPGTTVKIDVETEPNVSSETRIFKRIYICLGPLKEGFKKGLRDFLGFDGTFLKGPFPGQILTAVGLDSNNGIYPVAYAIVETENINSWTWFLEHLGDDLDLNSSSNFTFISDRQKGILAAIEKLFPSAEQRFCLRHVYDNMKLKHKGDELREAVWCCGKVYNIPKFNRAMEKLKKLNPEAHEWLSKIPAKHWARSHFSGRALTDSLTNNLCEVFNSKLDEARDKPIITCLEYIREYLTKRIVNVHKVLDKCKGSLSTTATTILENNKTEASKMRVLFNGANKYQVTGLWMEQYVVNLKERSCTCRKWDITGIPCQHAIAAMYDKMQNGSECGDLEAWVSKCYWLSTWNAMYQHTIDPINGRSMWPRSDCPTTLLPPKHHKQVGRPKKKRKRAVDEPIQSTKLSRKHLTVTCSKCHNKGHNARTCKGQGGPSEAG from the exons ATGATCAACTTCTGTAGTGTACTTGATGAAGACATGGACTTGGGCCAGCTTGATCCGACAAACAATAATACTAAGGAACATGAAGACATTGAAGATGAACCTTTAGAAGTCTTAGACAATGATGTAGTTGAGTCATTTGCTAGTGAAAAAGAGCCTAGGAAGAAATTGTTAAGGTCCATTCTAAAACCAGTTGCTTGTTCATCTGGTGAGGTTCACACTAAAGCTTTTAAGATTGGTCAGACGttcaaggaaaaggaaaaaataaGAGAAGTTATTGCCAACTACTCTGTAAAAGAAAGGAGGGATCTACATTATGTAAAGAATGACAAGACAAGAGTTAGGGTAAAGTGTAGGGGTATTGTTCCTGAATTGACTGATGACAGTAATAAAGATAGGGGCAATTTAGTACTTTCCAAGAAAACAACTTGTCCATGGGTTCTTTTTATATCTAGGGCAGATGAGAAACAACTTTGGACTGTCAAAACATACGAAGATTCTCATTCTTGTTTGCAAACAAGGACAGTGAGGGCTTGTTCATCTAAGTTTCTAGCTAACAACATATTGCATCAAGTTGAAAGTAACCCCAAGATCCCTACACGTGCTTTACAAGAGGAGTTAGTACAGAGGTATTCACTTTCAATATCAAAGATGAAAGTATTTCGGGCCAAAGCTATGGCAAAACAATATGTTTATGATTATTATGAAAAGCAGTACGGTGTTTTGAGAGAATATGCCATGGAATTGAAGTCAAAGAATCCAGGAACAACTGTGAAGATAGATGTCGAAACCGAACCCAATGTGTCTTCTGAGACAAGGATCTTCAAACggatatatatatgcttaggtccATTGAAGGAGGGATTTAAAAAAGGTttgagggattttcttggatttgaTGGTACGTTTTTGAAGGGTCCCTTTCCAGGACAAATTCTTACTGCAGTTGGGCTTGATTCGAACAATGGCATTTACCCAGTTGCATATGCCATTGTAGAGACTGAAAATATTaactcttggacatggtttttggaACACTTGGGTGATGACTTAGATTTGAATTCTTCATCTAACTTCACTTTCATTTCAGATCGGCAAAAG GGAATCTTGGCTGCAATAGAGAAGTTATTTCCATCAGCTGAGCAAAGGTTCTGTTTAAGACATGTGTATGACAACATGAAATTGAAACACAAAGGAGATGAATTGAGGGAAGCAGTATGGTGTTGTGGAAAAGTATACAACATACCAAAATTTAATAGGGCTATGGAGAAACTGAAAAAGCTTAACCCAGAAGCACATGAGTGGTTAAGTAAAATTCCTGCAAAACACTGGGCAAGATCCCATTTCTCTG GAAGGGCATTGACTGATAGTTTAACAAATAACTTGTGTGAGGTATTTAACTCCAAGCTAGATGAGGCAAGGGACAAGCCTATAATCACTTGTTTGGAATATATTAGAGAATACCTCACAAAGAGAATAGTAAATGTTCATAAGGTGCTAGACAAATGCAAAGGTTCTCTAAGTACAACTGCAACAACAATCTTAGAAAACAATAAGACAGAGGCAAGTAAGATGAGGGTTCTATTTAATGGAGCTAATAAATATCAAGTGACTGGTCTATGGATGGAGCAGTATGTTGTGAATTTGAAAGAGAGGAGTTGCACTTGCAGGAAATGGGACATTACAGGTATTCCATGCCAGCATGCTATTGCTGCAATGTATGATAAGATGCAGAATGGGTCAGAATGTGGAGATCTTGAGGCTTGGGTGAGCAAATGTTACTGGCTCAGTACATGGAATGCTATGTACCAACACACAATTGACCCAATAAATGGAAGGAGCATGTGGCCTAGATCTGATTGTCCAACAACCCTTCTCCCACCCAAACATCACAAACAG GTTGGTAGGCCAAAGAAAAAAAGGAAGAGGGCAGTTGATGAGCCAATTCAAAGTACCAAGTTAAGTAGGAAACACTTGACAGTCACTTGTAGCAAATGCCACAACAAAGGTCACAATGCTAGGACTTGCAAGGGGCAGGGAGGTCCTAGTGAAGCTGGATAG
- the LOC111921651 gene encoding uncharacterized protein LOC111921651 isoform X1 — MDLVNLYMILDCAFTTPSLHNYYILFFLSENCDCFIMTAGICEVGIENGKVFSGDSSFEIVGGSDEVIGGGGRMVECSALGTNCIVFGSAIANDGEVERINEEVNSNKSSTVNQLVRLKSGVLSNDSVNIHLDVSHGEIGQVSATTCEVEKLNGFEDLGDAVLTVKYSGSVVKTVEDSSDKVQPVEDSGYIVKIVEDSGDVVQTVDVFKPLDSCDVFKPLDSCDVVQTGEDPCDVVQGVVDPGDVVQTVDVFKPVDSYDVVQTVEYSGDVVQAVVDSTVEDSCDVVQAVMDSSDVVQVVEDSGDVVQPVEDSCDVVQTVEDSCVVVHTVVDSGDVVHTVEDSGDVIELVQDLGFANDPIENEDIEVTVVEDEAQLPKIVGEDAKSGEQGKGNPEFIIEDIKFVELDVKSENSNKENVEIIDDNIESQIVVIDGVQNPCNQDADSEVQQLSEIDDNKESNVEDTPNSDDITQLVMAEHEQEIEANNYPITYHTTISQVDINFPDVNDEKQTEEFEVKEAPIPILIFPDSLVSPDITIQFGSFSLHNKDQNQETEHTCNANSNILEIVLDDLQGNISVDKVVRDMDDIVPIFFGEASSEFINLQIEDADSKIHIMEDMIHHEPFGLKDENQFICEIKQSKSYVSNMGIHDETQHALNQKREIEEHLKGSAKEINSLEDNVSKLEPEVADLEVKKTHEENEKEKEVQIPFQSEDKPKSISVFSTVERKKKKTKHTHTDYQIVGKVAGKFNHKIKTKEPVKIIIRDSIYACLNEIQEHEDEEKEKTLVGFDNKSDKLRKEETERKLKEQIQLEKVREKRLRKKEGKKISGNNCSSMNKEIETQETKPTPHLSKQLKPKTFFALAVTLILIFFSYFIN, encoded by the exons ATGGATTTAGTTAATCTGTACATGATCTTAGATTGTGCATTTACAACGCCTTCTTTACATAATTACTACATCCTTTTTTTTCTTTCAGAAAATTGTGATTGTTTTATAATGACGGCCGGTATTTGTGAGGTTGGAATTGAGAATGGTAAAGTTTTTTCCGGTGATTCCTCATTTGAGATTGTTGGTGGGAGTGATGAGGTGATCGGTGGTGGTGGGAGAATGGTTGAATGCTCTGCCTTGGGGACTAATTGCATTGTTTTTGGGTCTGCAATTGCAAATGATGGTGAGGTGGAACGCATTAACGAAGAAGTGAACAGCAATAAAAGTTCGACTGTAAATCAACTTGTAAGGCTGAAGAGTGGTGTCCTGTCTAACGACTCTGTGAACATTCATCTAGACGTGAGCCATGGCGAGATTGGGCAAGTCTCTGCAACAACCTGTGAAGTGGAGAAGTTAAATGGTTTTGAAGACTTGGGTGATGCAGTCTTGACAGTTAAATACTCGGGTTCTGTAGTCAAGACAGTTGAAGACTCGAGCGATAAGGTCCAGCCAGTTGAAGACTCGGGTTATATAGTCAAGATAGTTGAAGACTCGGGTGATGTGGTCCAGACAGTAGATGTTTTCAAGCCATTAGACTCATGTGATGTTTTCAAGCCATTAGACTCATGTGATGTGGTCCAGACAGGAGAAGACCCATGTGATGTGGTCCAGGGAGTTGTAGACCCGGGTGATGTGGTCCAAACAGTAGATGTTTTTAAGCCAGTAGACTCATATGATGTGGTCCAGACAGTAGAATACTCGGGTGATGTGGTCCAGGCAGTTGTGGACTCGACAGTAGAAGACTCATGTGATGTGGTCCAGGCAGTTATGGACTCGAGTGATGTTGTCCAGGTAGTTGAGGACTCGGGTGATGTGGTCCAGCCAGTTGAAGACTCATGTGATGTGGTCCAGACAGTTGAAGACTCATGTGTTGTGGTCCACACAGTTGTGGACTCGGGTGATGTGGTCCACACAGTTGAAGACTCGGGTGATGTAATCGAGCTAGTTCAAGACTTGGGTTTTGCTAATGATCCAATTGAGAATGAGGATATTGAAGTGACAGTTGTTGAAGATGAAGCTCAACTGCCAAAAATTGTTGGTGAGGATGCCAAGTCAGGGGAGCAAGGGAAAGGTAATCCAGAATTCATAATAGAAGATATTAAATTTGTTGAATTAGATGTTAAATCTGAGAATTCGAACAAGGAGAATGTTGAAATCATTGATGACAATATTGAATCTCAAATTGTGGTTATTGATGGTGTTCAAAATCCTTGCAACCAAGATGCTGATAGTGAGGTGCAACAGCTATCGGAAATTGATGATAATAAGGAATCTAATGTTGAAGATACTCCAAACTCAGATGATATAACACAATTAGTTATGGCTGAACATGAACAGGAGATAGAAGCCAACAATTATCCAATCACATATCATACTACAATTTCACAGGTAGATATTAATTTTCCTGATGTCAATGATGAAAAACAAACAGAAGAATTTGAAGTTAAGGAAGCTCCGATCCCTATATTAATCTTTCCTGATTCATTAGTGAGCCCAGATATAACGATTCAGTTTGGCTCATTCAGTCTTCATAATAAGGATCAAAATCAGGAGACTGAACACACATGCAATGCCAACAGTAATATTCTTGAAATAGTTCTTGATGATTTACAAGGAAACATAAGTGTTGACAAGGTAGTCAGAGATATGGATGACATAGTTCCAATATTTTTTGGGGAGGCTTCAAGTGAGTTTATTAATCTTCAAATTGAAGACGCTGATAGCAAG ATACACATAATGGAGGATATGATACACCATGAACCATTTGGCTTAAAAGATGAGAATCAATTCATTTGCGAAATCAAACAATCAAAGAGTTATGTTTCAAATATGGGAATCCATGATGAAACTCAACATGCCTTAAACCAGAAAAGGGAGATAGAGGAGCACCTGAAG GGTTCAGCAAAAGAAATCAACTCATTAGAAGATAATGTATCAAAACTTGAACCCGAAGTGGCGGATTTAGAAGTAAAGAAAACACATgaagaaaatgaaaaagaaaaagaagtacAAATTCCATTCCAATCTGAGGATAAACCAAAATCCATTTCAGTGTTTTCAACGGTTGAACGTAAAAAAAAGAAGACGAAACACACTCACACTGATTATCAAATTGTAGGGAAAGTAGCTGGGAaatttaatcataaaattaaaaCCAAGGAACctgtaaaaataataataagagaTTCAATATATGCTTGTTTGAATGAGATACAAGAGCATGAGgatgaagaaaaggaaaaaacCTTGGTGGGGTTTGACAATAAGTCGGATAAGTTAAGGAAAGAAGAAACTGAACGCAAGTTAAAAGAGCAAATTCAATTGGAGAAG GTGAGAGAAAAAAGGTTAAGAAAAAAAGAAGGGAAGAAGATAAGTGGCAACAACTGCAGCAGTATGAACAAGGAAATTGAG
- the LOC111921651 gene encoding uncharacterized protein LOC111921651 isoform X2: protein MTAGICEVGIENGKVFSGDSSFEIVGGSDEVIGGGGRMVECSALGTNCIVFGSAIANDGEVERINEEVNSNKSSTVNQLVRLKSGVLSNDSVNIHLDVSHGEIGQVSATTCEVEKLNGFEDLGDAVLTVKYSGSVVKTVEDSSDKVQPVEDSGYIVKIVEDSGDVVQTVDVFKPLDSCDVFKPLDSCDVVQTGEDPCDVVQGVVDPGDVVQTVDVFKPVDSYDVVQTVEYSGDVVQAVVDSTVEDSCDVVQAVMDSSDVVQVVEDSGDVVQPVEDSCDVVQTVEDSCVVVHTVVDSGDVVHTVEDSGDVIELVQDLGFANDPIENEDIEVTVVEDEAQLPKIVGEDAKSGEQGKGNPEFIIEDIKFVELDVKSENSNKENVEIIDDNIESQIVVIDGVQNPCNQDADSEVQQLSEIDDNKESNVEDTPNSDDITQLVMAEHEQEIEANNYPITYHTTISQVDINFPDVNDEKQTEEFEVKEAPIPILIFPDSLVSPDITIQFGSFSLHNKDQNQETEHTCNANSNILEIVLDDLQGNISVDKVVRDMDDIVPIFFGEASSEFINLQIEDADSKIHIMEDMIHHEPFGLKDENQFICEIKQSKSYVSNMGIHDETQHALNQKREIEEHLKGSAKEINSLEDNVSKLEPEVADLEVKKTHEENEKEKEVQIPFQSEDKPKSISVFSTVERKKKKTKHTHTDYQIVGKVAGKFNHKIKTKEPVKIIIRDSIYACLNEIQEHEDEEKEKTLVGFDNKSDKLRKEETERKLKEQIQLEKVREKRLRKKEGKKISGNNCSSMNKEIETQETKPTPHLSKQLKPKTFFALAVTLILIFFSYFIN from the exons ATGACGGCCGGTATTTGTGAGGTTGGAATTGAGAATGGTAAAGTTTTTTCCGGTGATTCCTCATTTGAGATTGTTGGTGGGAGTGATGAGGTGATCGGTGGTGGTGGGAGAATGGTTGAATGCTCTGCCTTGGGGACTAATTGCATTGTTTTTGGGTCTGCAATTGCAAATGATGGTGAGGTGGAACGCATTAACGAAGAAGTGAACAGCAATAAAAGTTCGACTGTAAATCAACTTGTAAGGCTGAAGAGTGGTGTCCTGTCTAACGACTCTGTGAACATTCATCTAGACGTGAGCCATGGCGAGATTGGGCAAGTCTCTGCAACAACCTGTGAAGTGGAGAAGTTAAATGGTTTTGAAGACTTGGGTGATGCAGTCTTGACAGTTAAATACTCGGGTTCTGTAGTCAAGACAGTTGAAGACTCGAGCGATAAGGTCCAGCCAGTTGAAGACTCGGGTTATATAGTCAAGATAGTTGAAGACTCGGGTGATGTGGTCCAGACAGTAGATGTTTTCAAGCCATTAGACTCATGTGATGTTTTCAAGCCATTAGACTCATGTGATGTGGTCCAGACAGGAGAAGACCCATGTGATGTGGTCCAGGGAGTTGTAGACCCGGGTGATGTGGTCCAAACAGTAGATGTTTTTAAGCCAGTAGACTCATATGATGTGGTCCAGACAGTAGAATACTCGGGTGATGTGGTCCAGGCAGTTGTGGACTCGACAGTAGAAGACTCATGTGATGTGGTCCAGGCAGTTATGGACTCGAGTGATGTTGTCCAGGTAGTTGAGGACTCGGGTGATGTGGTCCAGCCAGTTGAAGACTCATGTGATGTGGTCCAGACAGTTGAAGACTCATGTGTTGTGGTCCACACAGTTGTGGACTCGGGTGATGTGGTCCACACAGTTGAAGACTCGGGTGATGTAATCGAGCTAGTTCAAGACTTGGGTTTTGCTAATGATCCAATTGAGAATGAGGATATTGAAGTGACAGTTGTTGAAGATGAAGCTCAACTGCCAAAAATTGTTGGTGAGGATGCCAAGTCAGGGGAGCAAGGGAAAGGTAATCCAGAATTCATAATAGAAGATATTAAATTTGTTGAATTAGATGTTAAATCTGAGAATTCGAACAAGGAGAATGTTGAAATCATTGATGACAATATTGAATCTCAAATTGTGGTTATTGATGGTGTTCAAAATCCTTGCAACCAAGATGCTGATAGTGAGGTGCAACAGCTATCGGAAATTGATGATAATAAGGAATCTAATGTTGAAGATACTCCAAACTCAGATGATATAACACAATTAGTTATGGCTGAACATGAACAGGAGATAGAAGCCAACAATTATCCAATCACATATCATACTACAATTTCACAGGTAGATATTAATTTTCCTGATGTCAATGATGAAAAACAAACAGAAGAATTTGAAGTTAAGGAAGCTCCGATCCCTATATTAATCTTTCCTGATTCATTAGTGAGCCCAGATATAACGATTCAGTTTGGCTCATTCAGTCTTCATAATAAGGATCAAAATCAGGAGACTGAACACACATGCAATGCCAACAGTAATATTCTTGAAATAGTTCTTGATGATTTACAAGGAAACATAAGTGTTGACAAGGTAGTCAGAGATATGGATGACATAGTTCCAATATTTTTTGGGGAGGCTTCAAGTGAGTTTATTAATCTTCAAATTGAAGACGCTGATAGCAAG ATACACATAATGGAGGATATGATACACCATGAACCATTTGGCTTAAAAGATGAGAATCAATTCATTTGCGAAATCAAACAATCAAAGAGTTATGTTTCAAATATGGGAATCCATGATGAAACTCAACATGCCTTAAACCAGAAAAGGGAGATAGAGGAGCACCTGAAG GGTTCAGCAAAAGAAATCAACTCATTAGAAGATAATGTATCAAAACTTGAACCCGAAGTGGCGGATTTAGAAGTAAAGAAAACACATgaagaaaatgaaaaagaaaaagaagtacAAATTCCATTCCAATCTGAGGATAAACCAAAATCCATTTCAGTGTTTTCAACGGTTGAACGTAAAAAAAAGAAGACGAAACACACTCACACTGATTATCAAATTGTAGGGAAAGTAGCTGGGAaatttaatcataaaattaaaaCCAAGGAACctgtaaaaataataataagagaTTCAATATATGCTTGTTTGAATGAGATACAAGAGCATGAGgatgaagaaaaggaaaaaacCTTGGTGGGGTTTGACAATAAGTCGGATAAGTTAAGGAAAGAAGAAACTGAACGCAAGTTAAAAGAGCAAATTCAATTGGAGAAG GTGAGAGAAAAAAGGTTAAGAAAAAAAGAAGGGAAGAAGATAAGTGGCAACAACTGCAGCAGTATGAACAAGGAAATTGAG